The following proteins are encoded in a genomic region of [Eubacterium] hominis:
- a CDS encoding MATE family efflux transporter yields the protein MKDMTKGNPMKLILAFAIPVLLGNVFQQFYMMADTMMVGRILGVNALAAMGASTSLANLIIGFASGIAMGSSIMIAQYYGAKDEEGMRHACAGCVRFCILSTIVMTIVALLIKRPSLKLLQTPDSIIDMADGYLFILYGGLCITMLYNMFASMLRAIGDSKTPLYFLIIASISNVILDYLFIAIFSWGIAGAGIATVIAQMLSVVLCFLYIKRRYPIFIIKKKDFHVEKAIYHRQISMGISMGLMNSIVSLGTVILQSAVNSLGESVIAAQTAARKIVEMFMQPLISIAIADTTFVSQNLGAAQYQRIREGMKKSIVIALIWVIIVILISYTCIDVLITLLVDASQKEVISLSAFYTRVMSLFYFVLAILFIYRNGLQGLGNGKIPIVSSTIEMITKTAATFLLIPYTGYLGVALAEPIAWCFMAPVLCIFFYKDIRKREQILSENSKQS from the coding sequence ATGAAGGATATGACTAAAGGAAATCCAATGAAGCTGATTTTAGCTTTTGCGATACCGGTATTATTAGGAAATGTATTTCAACAGTTTTATATGATGGCTGATACCATGATGGTAGGCAGGATCCTTGGTGTGAATGCTCTTGCGGCAATGGGTGCCAGTACATCGCTTGCGAATTTGATTATTGGCTTTGCAAGTGGAATCGCTATGGGATCTAGTATTATGATTGCCCAATACTATGGCGCAAAAGATGAAGAAGGCATGCGACATGCATGCGCTGGCTGTGTACGTTTCTGTATACTTTCCACAATTGTCATGACGATTGTGGCATTACTAATCAAACGTCCAAGTTTAAAGCTACTACAGACACCAGACAGTATTATTGATATGGCAGATGGCTATCTGTTCATACTATATGGAGGCTTATGTATTACCATGTTATACAACATGTTTGCGAGCATGCTGCGGGCAATTGGAGATAGTAAGACGCCATTATACTTTTTGATTATCGCCAGTATCAGCAATGTGATCTTAGATTATCTGTTTATCGCAATTTTTTCATGGGGGATTGCCGGTGCAGGTATTGCGACTGTGATTGCACAGATGCTCTCCGTTGTTTTATGCTTTCTATATATAAAAAGAAGATATCCAATATTTATCATAAAGAAAAAAGATTTCCATGTGGAAAAAGCAATTTACCATCGTCAAATCAGTATGGGGATTTCTATGGGGTTAATGAATTCTATTGTATCACTTGGAACAGTGATTTTACAAAGTGCTGTAAATTCTCTTGGCGAAAGTGTGATTGCGGCTCAGACAGCCGCGAGAAAGATTGTAGAGATGTTTATGCAGCCATTGATCAGTATTGCGATTGCGGATACTACCTTTGTATCACAAAATTTAGGCGCTGCACAATATCAGCGCATACGTGAAGGGATGAAGAAAAGTATTGTCATCGCATTGATTTGGGTAATTATCGTAATCTTGATATCGTATACCTGTATTGATGTGCTGATCACACTTTTGGTAGACGCAAGCCAAAAAGAGGTCATTTCTTTATCAGCTTTTTATACAAGAGTGATGTCTTTGTTTTATTTTGTACTAGCGATTCTATTTATCTATCGTAATGGCTTGCAGGGACTTGGCAATGGCAAAATACCAATTGTATCCAGTACGATTGAAATGATCACAAAAACAGCCGCAACATTTTTGCTTATCCCTTATACAGGTTATTTGGGGGTTGCATTAGCGGAACCCATTGCATGGTGTTTCATGGCACCAGTGTTATGTATCTTTTTCTATAAGGATATCAGAAAGCGAGAACAGATTTTGTCGGAAAATAGCAAACAAAGTTAA